The Halomonas sp. THAF5a genome segment CTGCGCCTGCCCCGGGCACACCGCGAGCTGGCCACCCAGGCGGCCAGGACCCGGGAGCTGTGCCGGCGGGTCGCCGCGAACGGGCTCAACGGGTCTCAGGTGATGCGCTGGCTCGATGGCATCGATGCCTGGCGCCGCGGCGACCGGGTGGCGCCGCTGATCAGCCTGGTGAGCCTGGACGCCCCGGCGCTGGCCGAGGACCTGGCCCTGGCCTGGCGGCTGGCGGTGCAGATCCTGCCCAGGGCGCTGGTGGCGGAGGGGTTCCAGGGGCGCGCGCTCGGCGAGGAACTCTCGCGGCGCCGCTGGGAGGCGATCGAGGGGGCGCTCGCCGGCCCCGATGCCGGGCGGTGAGGCCTGCTGTGCCGAGGCAAGGCCTACTCCGCGGCGGAGAGCCGGCGCCCCCGCCAGGTGAAGTCGACCGGCCAGAGGCGCTGGTCGCCGGCCGCGAAGCGCGCCCAGTGGTCGCGATAGGTCTCGCCGGTGAGGGGGTGGCACGCCTCGGGCAGCAGTTCGGCCAGCGGCTGGAGCACGAAGGCGTGGTGCAGGATCTCGCCCCGGGGCAGCGTGACGCCGTCATGCTCGCCGCTGAGCGCGCCCACGGTCAGCAGGTCGATGTCCAGGGTCCGCGGGCTGAACTTGGGCACGTCCTTGCGCCGTCCGTGGGCGAACTCCAGGCGCTTGCACCAGGCCTGCAGTTCGCCCACCGAGCGCTCGCTCTCGAAGGCCACCACCAGGTTGTAGAAGTTGCGGCCGTCCTCGAAGCCCACCGGCTCGCTCTCGAAGATCCGCGAGACGGCGAGTCGGCCGAAGCTCTCCTCCAGCGCGTCCAGGCAGGCCAGGACGTGATGCTCGCGCTCGATGTTGCTGCCGATGCTGACCGTGACCCGGGCCATCACGCGCCCCCCGGGCGAGTGCCGCGCGCGATGGAGACCCCCACCGCGCTGGCCGCGGGGACGGCGCCGGGCTTGCGCACGGTCAGGCGCAGCCAGGGGATGGCGAACTCGGCGCGCAGGGTCTCGGCCAGGCGCTCGGCGAAGGTCTCCACCAGGGCGAACTGGTGCGCCTCCGCGAAGCCGGCGATGCGCTCGCTGATGGCGGCGTAGTCCAGGGTCTGGGCGATATCGTCGCCTGCCGCGGCGGGGCGGATGTCGGTGCCCAGCTCGAGGTCGAGGCGCAGCGTCTGGGTGATGGTGCGCTCCCAGTCGTAGACGCCGATCACGGTATCCACCTCGAGCGCGTCGATCAGCACAAGATCCATCGGGGCTCCCCGGTCGTTGGTGTTGGCGGCCTGGTCGTGGCGGCCCTGTGGGATGCGAACGGGGCAGGCGAGGGGCTGCCTGCCGGCGCACGATTGTACGCCAGCACGCTCCCCGGGGACACCGCGGGCGCCGGACCTGTCGTCGGGGGCCCCCAGCTGGCAGAATCGAGGCATCGATGCGAAGGAGGCCGCCCGTGGAGGCGCCACTCGACCTCATCCTGCCGCTGATGGCGCTCGGCTATCTCAGTGGCACCTGGCTCGGCGCCCTCGCGGCGTGCCGCCTGGCCGGCGTGGGCGACCCGCGGCTCGCCGGCTCGGCCAACCCCGGCTTCTCCAACGTGTTGCGCCTCTACGGCCCGCGCCTCGCCCTGGCGACCCTGGTCGTCGACGTGGTCAAGGGCATGCCGGTGCTGTGGCTCGCCATGTGGCTCGGCCTGCCGCCGTGGGGGCTCGGGCTCGTCGGCCTCGGCGTGCTGCTCGGTCACGCCTACCCGGCCTGGCACCGCTTTCGCGGCGGCAAGGGCGTGGCCAGCGCCTTCGGCGTGATGCTGGTGCTCACCCCCTGGGTGGCGCTCTGCTGCGCCATGCTCTGGACGCTGCTGGCCTGGCGGCTGCGCACCGCAGCGGTGGCGTCGCTGGCGAGCGCCGCCCTGGCGCCGCTCGCGAGCCTCTGGCTGGCGCCGGAGTTCGTGGGAGTCGTGGCGGTCTTCACGCTGCTCGTGCTCGGGCGCCACGCGCTCAATATCCGCCGTCTCCGGCGCGGCGAGGAGGCCGGGCTCTAGGAGAGCGGGCACGCGGCCCTCACGGAGGTCCTGCGCTGGGCGCCGTGACCGCAAGGCGCGCGATCATCGCGGGGTTCAGCCCTTGGCGGGTGCCTGCAACTCGTCCATCGGCCAGCGCGGCACCGCCTTCATGATGCCGGTCTCGTCGCGCTCGCCGGCCAGCAGGCGCTGGGCCCCCACATACGCGATCATCGCCCCGTTGTCGGTGCAGAAGCGCCCGCGGGGGTAGTAGGCCCGGGCATCGCGCTTGGCGCATTCGCGCTCCAGGCGCTCGCGCAGGCGCACGTTGGCGCTCACGCCGCCGGCGACCACCAGGCGCTTGAGGCCGGTCTGATCCAGGGCGCGGCGGCACTTGATCACCAGGGTGTCGACCACCGCCTCCTCGAAGGCGCGGGCCACGTCGGCGCGCGCCTGGTCGTCGAGCTCGCCGGCGCCCTCCAGCTGGCGGATGGCGGTCAGGGTGTGGGTCTTGAGCCCGGAGAAGCTGAAGTCCAGGCCGGGCCGGTCGGTCATGGGGCGCGGGAAGCGCAGCCGCTTGGGGTCGCCCTGCTCGGCCAGACGCGCCACCTGGGGGCCGCCGGGGTAGGCGAGCCCGAGCATCTTGGCCGCCTTGTCGAAGGCCTCGCCCGCGGCGTCGTCCACCGACTCGCCGAGCAGGCGATAGCGGCCGAGCCCCTGGACCTCGACCAGCTGGGTGTGGCCGCCGGAGACCAGCAGCGCCACGAAGGGGAAGCCGGGCGGCTCGTCCTCGAGCATGGGGGCCAGCAGGTGGCCCTCCATGTGGTGGACGCCGAGCACCGGGATGTCCAGCGCCCGGGCCATGCCGTGGGCGGTGCTGGCGCCGACCATCAGCGCCCCGACCAGGCCCGGGCCGGCGGTATAGGCGATGGCGTCCAGCTCGCCGCGGGTCAGGCCGGCATCGTCCAGCACCTGCTGGATCAGTGGCAGCAGCCGGCGGGTATGATCGCGGGAGGCGAGCTCCGGTACCACGCCGCCGTACTCGGCGTGCATGGCGATCTGGCTGTAGAGGGCGTCGGCGAGGAGGCCGCGCCCGGTGTCGAAGAGGGCGACGCCGGTCTCGTCGCAGGAGGTCTCGATGCCCAGTACGCGCATGATATCGGCTCGGTAATGCGTGGATGGCGGCATTCTACGCATTTTGCCCCCCGTCGGCAGCAGGGAAACGATTTGCACGCACTCGGCCGGACGACTAGAATACTGTCCGCTGCAAGACTGGGTCGTGCACCCAGGGGCTTTCCCCCACGCCTTCACGCATCGTTCCGGTTCGCCTGGCGATCTCGGAGCGTGTTTCGTGGAGGGGCGACCCCATCGGGTGTGCGTACAAACCGAACTCAAGTTACCCAAGGTAGGTGAGTGCTTAATGCCTTCTGTCAAAGTACGTGATAACGAGCCGTTTGACGTCGCGCTGCGTCGCTTCAAGCGTTCCTGTGAAAAGGCCGGTGTCCTCTCGGAAGTGCGTCGTCGCGAGCAGTACGAGAAGCCGACCGCAGAGCGCAAGCGCAAGGCGGCCGCGGCCGTCAAGCGTCATGCCAAGAAGCTTCAGCGTGAGCGCAAGCGTTTCGAACGGCTCTATTGATCCGTACTGGAGTCGGTGAGGGCGTCCGGCCCGCGCCGTCTCAAGAGGGACGCCAAGCGGCCGCCTAACGGTGGCCGCTTGTTTTTGTCGCCGTCCGGTCGCTTCCCGCCCCGTCTCGCAGGTTGTCCGCATGCCCGGTCAGATTCCCCAGCGCTTCATCGATGATCTCCTGGCCCGCGTCGACGTGGTCGAGGTGGTCGGCGAGCGCGTGAAGCTGAAGAAGGCCGGTCGCAACCACTCCGGGCTCTGCCCCTTCCATCAGGAGAAGTCGCCCTCGTTCACCGTCAGCGCGGACAAGCAGTTCTACCACTGCTTCGGCTGTGGTGCCCACGGCAACGCCCTGCGGTTCCTGATGGAGTACGACAAGCTGCGCTTCCCCGAGGCCGTCGAGCAGCTGGCCGGCCGGCTCGGCCTGGAGGTGCCCCGGGAGGGGGCCGATGACCCCCGGGCCCAGGCCCGCGAGCGCAAGCGCAAGGAAGGGGTCAACCTGCTGGAACTCTCGGCCAGCTACTTCCGCGAGCGGCTGAAGATGCCGGAGGGCGAGAGCGCCCGCCGCTACCTGGCGGATCGCGGCCTGTCGCCCGAGGTCCAGCAGACCTTCGGCATCGGCTGCGCGCCGGCCGGCTGGGAGGGGCTCAAGCGCCACCTCTCCGAGCGCGGCATCGCCGAGGCGGTGCAGATCGAGTACGGGCTGCTGGTGCATCATGAGGACAGCGGACGTACCTACGACCGCTTTCGCGACCGGGTGATGTTCCCGATCCGCGATATCCGCGGCCGCACCATCGCCTTCGGCGGTCGGGTGCTGGGCGATGCCAAGCCCAAGTACCTCAACTCCCCCGAGACGCCGGTGTTTCACAAGGGGCGCGAGCTCTACGGCCTCTATGAGGCGCGCCAGGCCGATGCGCGCCTCGAGCGGGTGGTGATCGTCGAGGGTTACATGGACGTGGTGGCGCTGGCCCAGTTCGGCATCCGCAACGCCGTGGCGACGCTCGGCACCTCCACCAGTGAGGAGCACCTGAGCCGGCTGTTCCGCATGGTCGGCGAGGTGGTGTTCTGCTTCGATGGCGACCGCGCCGGCCGCCAGGCCGCCACCCGGGCGCTGGAGACGGTGCTGCCGCAGATGATCGACGGTCGCCAGGCGCGCTTCATGTTCCTCCCCGAGGGGGAGGACCCGGACACCCTGGTGCGCCGCGAGGGGCCGGCGGCCTTCGAGGATCGCATCACCTGCGCGAGCCCGCTGTCGGAGTTCCTCTTCGATCACGCGGCCGAGGGGCGCGACCTGGGCACGATCGAGGCGCGCGAGCGCTTCGCCAGCCAGGTCCTCGCGGCCATCGGCAAGCTCCCGGAGGGGGTGCTGAAGTCGCTGCTGCTTGGCGAGCTCTCGCGGCGCACCGGCGTCGACCAGTCGCGCTTCGAGGCGCTGGTCGCCCCCGCCGAGGCGCCTGACGAGCCCCCCCTGGCGCCGGAGCCCGAATGGCGCCCCGAGGACGAATGGCGTCCCGAGGACGAGGG includes the following:
- the folK gene encoding 2-amino-4-hydroxy-6-hydroxymethyldihydropteridine diphosphokinase, which produces MARVTVSIGSNIEREHHVLACLDALEESFGRLAVSRIFESEPVGFEDGRNFYNLVVAFESERSVGELQAWCKRLEFAHGRRKDVPKFSPRTLDIDLLTVGALSGEHDGVTLPRGEILHHAFVLQPLAELLPEACHPLTGETYRDHWARFAAGDQRLWPVDFTWRGRRLSAAE
- the folB gene encoding dihydroneopterin aldolase produces the protein MDLVLIDALEVDTVIGVYDWERTITQTLRLDLELGTDIRPAAAGDDIAQTLDYAAISERIAGFAEAHQFALVETFAERLAETLRAEFAIPWLRLTVRKPGAVPAASAVGVSIARGTRPGGA
- the plsY gene encoding glycerol-3-phosphate 1-O-acyltransferase PlsY — translated: MPLMALGYLSGTWLGALAACRLAGVGDPRLAGSANPGFSNVLRLYGPRLALATLVVDVVKGMPVLWLAMWLGLPPWGLGLVGLGVLLGHAYPAWHRFRGGKGVASAFGVMLVLTPWVALCCAMLWTLLAWRLRTAAVASLASAALAPLASLWLAPEFVGVVAVFTLLVLGRHALNIRRLRRGEEAGL
- the tsaD gene encoding tRNA (adenosine(37)-N6)-threonylcarbamoyltransferase complex transferase subunit TsaD translates to MRVLGIETSCDETGVALFDTGRGLLADALYSQIAMHAEYGGVVPELASRDHTRRLLPLIQQVLDDAGLTRGELDAIAYTAGPGLVGALMVGASTAHGMARALDIPVLGVHHMEGHLLAPMLEDEPPGFPFVALLVSGGHTQLVEVQGLGRYRLLGESVDDAAGEAFDKAAKMLGLAYPGGPQVARLAEQGDPKRLRFPRPMTDRPGLDFSFSGLKTHTLTAIRQLEGAGELDDQARADVARAFEEAVVDTLVIKCRRALDQTGLKRLVVAGGVSANVRLRERLERECAKRDARAYYPRGRFCTDNGAMIAYVGAQRLLAGERDETGIMKAVPRWPMDELQAPAKG
- the rpsU gene encoding 30S ribosomal protein S21 — encoded protein: MPSVKVRDNEPFDVALRRFKRSCEKAGVLSEVRRREQYEKPTAERKRKAAAAVKRHAKKLQRERKRFERLY
- the dnaG gene encoding DNA primase, with the protein product MPGQIPQRFIDDLLARVDVVEVVGERVKLKKAGRNHSGLCPFHQEKSPSFTVSADKQFYHCFGCGAHGNALRFLMEYDKLRFPEAVEQLAGRLGLEVPREGADDPRAQARERKRKEGVNLLELSASYFRERLKMPEGESARRYLADRGLSPEVQQTFGIGCAPAGWEGLKRHLSERGIAEAVQIEYGLLVHHEDSGRTYDRFRDRVMFPIRDIRGRTIAFGGRVLGDAKPKYLNSPETPVFHKGRELYGLYEARQADARLERVVIVEGYMDVVALAQFGIRNAVATLGTSTSEEHLSRLFRMVGEVVFCFDGDRAGRQAATRALETVLPQMIDGRQARFMFLPEGEDPDTLVRREGPAAFEDRITCASPLSEFLFDHAAEGRDLGTIEARERFASQVLAAIGKLPEGVLKSLLLGELSRRTGVDQSRFEALVAPAEAPDEPPLAPEPEWRPEDEWRPEDEGHEARPTPGKGQRSLGLMGRVLQLLVHEPRLVERLPEAGDWYPEADPEARLCREVERLLRAGRYRSAQVLLAHFHGTPEGERLAALARRELLIPPGARAAELDGLVEHFQRHRLRSSRQEEVDALLSKQQRGERLSQEERQRLMTLLADPRG